The following coding sequences lie in one Manis javanica isolate MJ-LG chromosome X, MJ_LKY, whole genome shotgun sequence genomic window:
- the BCORL1 gene encoding BCL-6 corepressor-like protein 1 isoform X1 has protein sequence MISTAPLYSGVHNWTSSDRIRMCGINEERRAPLSDEESTTGDCQHFRSQEFCVSSSFSKVELTAVGSGSNAPGADPDGNTTEKLRHKSEDKPDNPQPKMDYAGNAAEAEGLLVPLSSPRDGLKLPPPDNAEASNSRTDCSWTPLGTQMSKQVDCSPAGVKALDSRHGVAEKNTFILATLGTGVPVEGTLPLVTTNFSPMPAPICPPAPSSASVPRSVPDPFKLPLSIPAPVPHSGLVPVQVATSVPAPSSSLAPVPALAPAPALAPAPAPPSLPTLISDSKPLSVSASVLVPVPASAPPSGPVPLSAPAPATLSVPVSAPPLALIQAPVPPSAPTLVLTPVPTPVLATMPTSTSPAAPAPLSVPMPTPTLSSGPPSTPTLIPAFAPTPVPAPTPAPIFTPAPTPMPAATPTAIPTSAPIPASFSLSRVCFPAAQTPAMQKVPLSFQPGTVLTPSQPLVYIPPPSCGQALSVATLPTTLGVSSTITLPVLPSYLQDRCLPSMLASPELRSYPYAFSVARPLTSDSKLVSLEVNKLPCASPSGSTSTQPAPDRVSGPLADTSLSSASAKVLPTPQPLLSTPSGSSALPHPTKMPGGGEQQTEGTSVTFSPLKSPPQLEREMASPPECSEMPLDLSSKSNRQKLPLPNQRKTPPMPVLTPVHTSSKALLSTVLSRSQRTTQAAGSNVTSCLGPNSSPFVIFPEIVRNGDPSTWVKNSTALISTIPGTYVGVANPVPASLLLNKDPNLGLNRDPRHLPKQEPISIIDQGEPKSTSTLCGKKGNQAGTEGQPSTVKRYTPARIAPGLPGCQTKELSLWKPTGLANIYPRCSVNGKPTSTQVLPVGWSPYQQASLLSIGISSAGQLTPSQGVPIRPTNVVSEFSGVPTLGPSEAVHGLPEGQSQPGGPFAPEQDTGTKNKTCRIAAKPYEEQVNPVLPTLSPQTGTLALSVQPSSGDVRVNQEPEESESHLCPDGTPEVEGPQGACGLNLAGDTKPKNQVLATYMSHDLDLDTPQNLHNMPELPSLPHDSRPKELTLDVVPSGKRGSSTELSQLGSQVDLGRVNMEKVGGDVVFNLATCFRADGLPAAAQRGQAEVRSKAEQARVKQESVGGFACKNKWQPDSVATDGVTESLTPKKMKCGKEKDVEEQQPQAEVITQSSPGPKCQKLPSDSQEPTKKSPREASDSGKEHNGVRVKHKHQKPTKLGSQSPGKRADGHEEGSLEKKAKSSFRDFIPVVLSTRTRSQSGSICSSYAGMADSDMGSQEVFPTEEEGEVTPTPAKRRKVRKTQRDTQYRSHHAQDKTLLSQGRRHLWRAREMPWRTEAARQMWDTNEEEEEDEEEGLVKRKKRRRQKSRKYHTGEYLTEQEEEQRRKGRADLKACKQKTSSESSEHLLRNRNLLLPNKAQGISDSPNGFLLSNLEEPTCLENSEKPSGKRKCKTKNIVNVSKEGKGCWSQQKTRPPKSPTPVKPSEPCTPSKSRNAGPEEALESPTARQIPPEARRLIVNKNAGETLLQRAARLGYKDVVLYCLQKDKESVNHRDNAGYTALHEACSRGWTDILNILLQHGANVNCSAQDGTRPIHDAVVNDNLETMWLLLSYGADPTLATYSGQTAMKLASSDTMKRFLSDHLSDLQGRAEDDPGVSWDFYSSSVLEEKDGFACDLLHNPPGSSEEGDDGGEDDFMFELSDKPLLPCYNLQVSVSRGPCNWFLFTDVLKRLKLSSRIFQARFPHFEIATLPKAEFFRQVASSQLLTPAEWPAGMEEGSAPGSSETVELVLYEPELLRLLGSEVEFQPSNS, from the exons ATGATCTCTACAGCACCGCTTTACAGCGGCGTGCACAACTGGACCAGTTCTGACCGGATTCGCATGTGTGGCATCAACGaggagag AAGAGCACCTCTTTCTGATGAGGAGTCCACGACAGGTGACTGCCAGCACTTTAGATCTCAGGAGTTTTGTGTCAGCAGCAGTTTTTCCAAG GTGGAGCTCACAGCGGTTGGAAGTGGCAGCAATGCCCCGGGGGCAGACCCAGATGGCAATACAACAGAAAAACTTAGGCACAAGTCAGAAGATAAGCCTGACAACCCCCAGCCGAAAATGGACTATGCTGGGAATGCAGCTGAGGCTGAGGGCCTCTTGGTGCCACTGAGTAGCCCACGAGACGGGCTCAAGCTTCCCCCTCCTGACAACGCCGAGGCCAGCAACAGCAGGACTGACTGCTCCTGGACTCCCCTTGGCACCCAAATGAGCAAACAGGTTGACTGCTCACCAGCCGGTGTAAAGGCTTTGGACTCTCGGCACGGTGTTGCGGAGAAGAATACTTTCATTTTGGCAACTCTGGGAACTGGAGTACCTGTGGAGGGAACCCTGCCACTGGTCACCACTAACTTCAGTCCGATGCCAGCCCCCATCTGCCCCCCTGCTCCCAGTTCAGCATCTGTTCCCCGGTCTGTTCCAGATCCATTCAagcttcccctctccatccctgcCCCGGTGCCCCATTCTGGGCTGGTACCTGTCCAAGTTGCCACTTCGGTGCcagctccttcctcttccttAGCTCCAGTCCCGGCTCTGGCTCCAGCTCCGGCTCTGGCTCCAGCTCCGGCCCCTCCATCTCTGCCCACACTCATCTCTGATTCGAAACCCCTCTCGGTTTCAGCCTCCGTCTTGGTGCCCGTGCCAGCTTCTGCTCCCCCTTCAGGCCCTGTTCCCTTGTCGGCTCCGGCCCCAGCCACACTCTCAGTCCCAGTTTCAGCTCCTCCCTTGGCTCTGATCCAGGCTCCTGTGCCCCCTTCAGCTCCAACCCTAGTCCTCACACCTGTCCCCACTCCAGTTCTGGCTACCATGCCAACGTCTACGTCTCCAGCAGCTCCTGCTCCTCTATCAGTACCGATGCCCACCCCAACCCTATCTTCTGGCCCACCTTCTACCCCGACCCTCATCCCTGCTTTTGCTCCTACACCAGTGCctgcacccaccccagccccaatCTTCACTCCAGCCCCCACACCCATGCCAGCTGCCACGCCAACTGCCATTCCCACCTCTGCACCCATCCCAGCCTCCTTTAGTTTGAGTCGAGTGTGTTTTCCTGCAGCTCAGACACCAGCTATGCAAAAAGTCCCTCTGTCCTTTCAGCCAGGGACAGTACTGACCCCAAGCCAGCCGCTGGTTTATATCCCACCTCCAAGCTGTGGGCAGGCACTCAGTGTGGCCACACTGCCAACCACCCTGGGGGTCTCCTCCACTATTACACTCCCTGTCCTGCCATCCTACCTGCAGGACAGGTGTCTCCCTAGCATGTTGGCCTCCCCAGAGCTACGGTCTTACCCATATGCATTTTCAGTGGCCCGGCCTCTGACTTCAGATTCCAAGCTGGTCTCTCTCGAGGTGAACAAGCTCCCCTGTGCCTCCCCGTCAGGCAGCACCAGCACCCAGCCTGCACCCGATAGGGTCTCTGGACCTTTGGCAGACACTTCCCTCTCCTCTGCTTCTGCTAAGGTGCTTCCAACTCCACAGCCTTTGCTGTCAACCCCCAGCGGGAGCTCAGCTCTACCGCACCCCACCAAGATGCCAGGTGGTGGCGAGCAGCAAACAGAAGGGACTTCTGTCACCTTCTCTCCCCTCAAGTCACCTCCACAGCTGGAGCGAGAGATGGCCTCTCCACCTGAGTGCAGTGAGATGCCACTTGACCTCTCCTCCAAGTCCAACCGCCAGAAACTTCCATTGCCGAACCAGCGCAAAACACCCCCCATGCCTGTGTTGACCCCTGTGCACACCAGCAGCAAGGCCCTCCTCTCCACAGTCCTGTCTAGGTCTCAGCGCACAACCCAGGCTGCTGGCAGCAATGTCACCTCATGCCTGGGCCCCAATTCCTCACCCTTCGTCATCTTTCCTGAGATTGTGAGGAATGGGGACCCAAGCACCTGGGTAAAGAACTCAACTGCACTGATCAGCACCATTCCTGGCACCTACGTGGGGGTGGCCAACCCAGTGCCTGCATCCCTGCTGCTGAACAAGGACCCCAACCTGGGCCTCAACCGAGATCCCCGCCATCTGCCCAAGCAAGAGCCCATCTCCATCATCGATCAAGGGGAGCCTAAGAGCACTAGTACCCTGTGTGGCAAAAAGGGCAACCAGGCTGGGACTGAGGGACAACCAAGCACAGTCAAACGTTACACCCCAGCCCGCATTGCCCCTGGGTTGCCAGGGTGCCAAACCAAGGAGCTGTCTCTCTGGAAGCCCACAGGGCTAGCAAATATTTACCCACGGTGTTCAGTCAATGGGAAACCCACCAGCACCCAGGTCCTGCCTGTTGGCTGGTCACCTTACCAGCAGGCGTCTCTGCTTTCCATTGGCATTTCCAGTGCTGGGCAGCTCACCCCCAGTCAGGGGGTGCCCATCAGACCTACCAACGTTGTTTCTGAGTTTTCTGGTGTGCCAACTCTTGGCCCCAGTGAAGCTGTACATGGACTTCCTGAGGGGCAGTCACAGCCTGGTGGCCCCTTTGCTCCAGAGCAGGACACTGGCACAAAGAACAAAACTTGCCGGATTGCTGCCAAGCCTTATGAAGAACAAGTCAACCCTGTCCTCCCAACTCTCAGCCCACAGACAGGGACCCTGGCACTGTCTGTTCAGCCCAGTAGTGGGGACGTAAGAGTAAATCAGGAGCCTGAGGAATCAGAGAGCCACCTCTGCCCTGATGGCACTCCTGAGGTGGAAGGCCCCCAGGGGGCTTGTGGCCTGAATTTGGCAGGAGACACAAAGCCTAAGAACCAAGTGCTGGCCACGTACATGTCCCATGATCTGGACTTGGACACCCCCCAGAACCTGCACAACATGCCGGAGCTGCCTTCGCTACCTCATGACAGCCGCCCTAAGGAACTTACTTTGGATGTGGTCCCAAGCGGCAAGAGGGGCTCCAGCACTGAGCTTTCACAGCTTGGAAGCCAGGTGGACCTCGGGCGGGTGAACATGGAGAAGGTGGGTGGTGATGTGGTCTTCAATTTAGCCACCTGCTTCCGGGCCGATggcctcccagctgctgcccaGCGGGGCCAAGCTGAAGTTCGTAGTAAGGCCGAGCAGGCTCGAGTGAAACAGGAAAGCGTAGGTGGCTTTGCTTGCAAGAACAAGTGGCAGCCAGACTCAGTGGCGACTGATGGGGTGACTGAATCTCTGACCCCCAAGAAAATGAAGTGTGGCAAAGAGAAGGATGTTGAGGAGCAGCAGCCACAGGCTGAGGTCATAACCCAGAGTTCCCCTGGACCCAAG TGCCAGAAGCTGCCTAGTGACTCCCAGGAACCCACCAAGAAAAGCCCCAGGGAGGCTTCAGATTCAGGAAAAGAGCACAATGGAGTCAGGGTAAAGCACAAGCACCAGAAGCCAACAAAGCTGGGGTCCCAGTCTCCAGGAAAGCGAGCCGATGGCCATGAGGAAG GTTCTttggaaaagaaagcaaagagcaGTTTCCGCGACTTCATACCCGTGGTTCTGAGCACCCGGACACGCAGTCAGTCTG GAAGCATCTGTAGCTCATATGCGGGTATGGCAGACAGTGACATGGGAAGCCAGGAAGTCTTCCCTACcgaggaggaaggggaggtgacccccaccccagctaaaCGTCGGAAGGTGAGAAAGACCCAACGGGACACCCAGTATCGCAGCCATCATGCCCAGGACAAGACTTTGCTGAGCCAGGGCCGCCGGCACCTGTGGCGAGCCCGAGAAATGCCCTGGAGGACAGAGGCTGCCCGGCAAATGTGGGACACcaatgaggaggaagaagaagatgaGGAGGAGGGCCTGGTGAAGAGGAAGAAACGGAGACGGCAGAAGAGCCGAAAATACCACACTGGGGAGTACTTGACTGAGCAAGAAGAAGAGCAGCGGCGGAAAGGGCGAGCAG ATTTAAAGGCCTGTAAACAGAAGACTTCCTCCGAAAGTTCAGAGCACCTCCTCAGGAACAGGAATCTTCTCTTGCCCAACAAAGCCCAGGGGATCTCGGATTCACCAAATGGTTTCCTACTGAGTAACCTGGAAGAGCCAACCTGCCTTGAAAATTCAGAAAAGCCATCAGGAAAACGCAAGTGCAAGACCAAGAACATAGTGAATGTCTCCAAAGAG GGCAAAGGTTGTTGGAGCCAGCAGAAGACACGACCTCCCAAATCTCCCACCCCAGTGAAACCCTCAGAACCATGCACACCCTCTAAGTCCCGAAATGCCGGCCCAGAAGAGGCCTTGGAGTCACCCACAGCCCGGCAGATCCCCCCGGAGGCACGTCGGCTCATAGTGAACAAAAATGCAGGCGAGACCCTTCTGCAGCGGGCGGCACGTCTTGGATATAAG GATGTTGTTCTCTACTGCCTCCAGAAAGACAAGGAATCCGTGAATCACCGTGACAATGCTGGCTACACGGCCCTGCATGAGGCTTGCTCCAGGGGCTGGACTGACATCCTGAACATCCTGCTACAGCACGGGGCCAACGTGAACTGCAGTGCGCAGGATGGCACAAG ACCAATTCATGATGCAGTGGTCAATGACAACCTGGAGACCATGTGGCTCTTACTGTCCTATGGGGCTGACCCCACACTGGCCACCTACTCGGGACAGACAGCCATGAAGCTGGCCAGCAGCGACACCATGAAGCGCTTTCTCAGCG ATCACCTCTCAGATCTTCAGGGCCGGGCAGAGGATGACCCTGGTGTATCCTGGGACTTTTACAGCAGCTCTGTGTTGG AGGAAAAAGATGGGTTTGCCTGTGACCTCCTACATAATCCTCCTGGAAGCTCTGAAGAAGGAGATGATGGAGGAGAGGATGATTTTATGTTTGAGCTCTCAGACAAGCCTCTTCTCCCTTGCTACAACCTCCAAGTGTCAGTGTCCCGTGG gccCTGCAACTGGTTTCTCTTTACCGATGTCCTGAAGAGGCTGAAGCTTTCCTCGAGGATCTTTCAAGCTCGGTTCCCGCACTTTGAAATCGCCACCTTGCCCAAAGCTGAGTTCTTCCGGCAGGTGGCTTCCAGCCAGCTGCTGACCCCTGCCGAGTGGCCTGCAGGCATGGAGGAAGGCTCTGCCCCAGGCTCCTCTGAGACTGTGGAGCTGGTGCTGTATGAGCCTGAGCTGCTCCGGCTCCTAGGGTCCGAGGTGGAGTTCCAGCCTTCGAACAGTTGA
- the BCORL1 gene encoding BCL-6 corepressor-like protein 1 isoform X2, whose protein sequence is MDYAGNAAEAEGLLVPLSSPRDGLKLPPPDNAEASNSRTDCSWTPLGTQMSKQVDCSPAGVKALDSRHGVAEKNTFILATLGTGVPVEGTLPLVTTNFSPMPAPICPPAPSSASVPRSVPDPFKLPLSIPAPVPHSGLVPVQVATSVPAPSSSLAPVPALAPAPALAPAPAPPSLPTLISDSKPLSVSASVLVPVPASAPPSGPVPLSAPAPATLSVPVSAPPLALIQAPVPPSAPTLVLTPVPTPVLATMPTSTSPAAPAPLSVPMPTPTLSSGPPSTPTLIPAFAPTPVPAPTPAPIFTPAPTPMPAATPTAIPTSAPIPASFSLSRVCFPAAQTPAMQKVPLSFQPGTVLTPSQPLVYIPPPSCGQALSVATLPTTLGVSSTITLPVLPSYLQDRCLPSMLASPELRSYPYAFSVARPLTSDSKLVSLEVNKLPCASPSGSTSTQPAPDRVSGPLADTSLSSASAKVLPTPQPLLSTPSGSSALPHPTKMPGGGEQQTEGTSVTFSPLKSPPQLEREMASPPECSEMPLDLSSKSNRQKLPLPNQRKTPPMPVLTPVHTSSKALLSTVLSRSQRTTQAAGSNVTSCLGPNSSPFVIFPEIVRNGDPSTWVKNSTALISTIPGTYVGVANPVPASLLLNKDPNLGLNRDPRHLPKQEPISIIDQGEPKSTSTLCGKKGNQAGTEGQPSTVKRYTPARIAPGLPGCQTKELSLWKPTGLANIYPRCSVNGKPTSTQVLPVGWSPYQQASLLSIGISSAGQLTPSQGVPIRPTNVVSEFSGVPTLGPSEAVHGLPEGQSQPGGPFAPEQDTGTKNKTCRIAAKPYEEQVNPVLPTLSPQTGTLALSVQPSSGDVRVNQEPEESESHLCPDGTPEVEGPQGACGLNLAGDTKPKNQVLATYMSHDLDLDTPQNLHNMPELPSLPHDSRPKELTLDVVPSGKRGSSTELSQLGSQVDLGRVNMEKVGGDVVFNLATCFRADGLPAAAQRGQAEVRSKAEQARVKQESVGGFACKNKWQPDSVATDGVTESLTPKKMKCGKEKDVEEQQPQAEVITQSSPGPKCQKLPSDSQEPTKKSPREASDSGKEHNGVRVKHKHQKPTKLGSQSPGKRADGHEEGSLEKKAKSSFRDFIPVVLSTRTRSQSGSICSSYAGMADSDMGSQEVFPTEEEGEVTPTPAKRRKVRKTQRDTQYRSHHAQDKTLLSQGRRHLWRAREMPWRTEAARQMWDTNEEEEEDEEEGLVKRKKRRRQKSRKYHTGEYLTEQEEEQRRKGRADLKACKQKTSSESSEHLLRNRNLLLPNKAQGISDSPNGFLLSNLEEPTCLENSEKPSGKRKCKTKNIVNVSKEGKGCWSQQKTRPPKSPTPVKPSEPCTPSKSRNAGPEEALESPTARQIPPEARRLIVNKNAGETLLQRAARLGYKDVVLYCLQKDKESVNHRDNAGYTALHEACSRGWTDILNILLQHGANVNCSAQDGTRPIHDAVVNDNLETMWLLLSYGADPTLATYSGQTAMKLASSDTMKRFLSDHLSDLQGRAEDDPGVSWDFYSSSVLEEKDGFACDLLHNPPGSSEEGDDGGEDDFMFELSDKPLLPCYNLQVSVSRGPCNWFLFTDVLKRLKLSSRIFQARFPHFEIATLPKAEFFRQVASSQLLTPAEWPAGMEEGSAPGSSETVELVLYEPELLRLLGSEVEFQPSNS, encoded by the exons ATGGACTATGCTGGGAATGCAGCTGAGGCTGAGGGCCTCTTGGTGCCACTGAGTAGCCCACGAGACGGGCTCAAGCTTCCCCCTCCTGACAACGCCGAGGCCAGCAACAGCAGGACTGACTGCTCCTGGACTCCCCTTGGCACCCAAATGAGCAAACAGGTTGACTGCTCACCAGCCGGTGTAAAGGCTTTGGACTCTCGGCACGGTGTTGCGGAGAAGAATACTTTCATTTTGGCAACTCTGGGAACTGGAGTACCTGTGGAGGGAACCCTGCCACTGGTCACCACTAACTTCAGTCCGATGCCAGCCCCCATCTGCCCCCCTGCTCCCAGTTCAGCATCTGTTCCCCGGTCTGTTCCAGATCCATTCAagcttcccctctccatccctgcCCCGGTGCCCCATTCTGGGCTGGTACCTGTCCAAGTTGCCACTTCGGTGCcagctccttcctcttccttAGCTCCAGTCCCGGCTCTGGCTCCAGCTCCGGCTCTGGCTCCAGCTCCGGCCCCTCCATCTCTGCCCACACTCATCTCTGATTCGAAACCCCTCTCGGTTTCAGCCTCCGTCTTGGTGCCCGTGCCAGCTTCTGCTCCCCCTTCAGGCCCTGTTCCCTTGTCGGCTCCGGCCCCAGCCACACTCTCAGTCCCAGTTTCAGCTCCTCCCTTGGCTCTGATCCAGGCTCCTGTGCCCCCTTCAGCTCCAACCCTAGTCCTCACACCTGTCCCCACTCCAGTTCTGGCTACCATGCCAACGTCTACGTCTCCAGCAGCTCCTGCTCCTCTATCAGTACCGATGCCCACCCCAACCCTATCTTCTGGCCCACCTTCTACCCCGACCCTCATCCCTGCTTTTGCTCCTACACCAGTGCctgcacccaccccagccccaatCTTCACTCCAGCCCCCACACCCATGCCAGCTGCCACGCCAACTGCCATTCCCACCTCTGCACCCATCCCAGCCTCCTTTAGTTTGAGTCGAGTGTGTTTTCCTGCAGCTCAGACACCAGCTATGCAAAAAGTCCCTCTGTCCTTTCAGCCAGGGACAGTACTGACCCCAAGCCAGCCGCTGGTTTATATCCCACCTCCAAGCTGTGGGCAGGCACTCAGTGTGGCCACACTGCCAACCACCCTGGGGGTCTCCTCCACTATTACACTCCCTGTCCTGCCATCCTACCTGCAGGACAGGTGTCTCCCTAGCATGTTGGCCTCCCCAGAGCTACGGTCTTACCCATATGCATTTTCAGTGGCCCGGCCTCTGACTTCAGATTCCAAGCTGGTCTCTCTCGAGGTGAACAAGCTCCCCTGTGCCTCCCCGTCAGGCAGCACCAGCACCCAGCCTGCACCCGATAGGGTCTCTGGACCTTTGGCAGACACTTCCCTCTCCTCTGCTTCTGCTAAGGTGCTTCCAACTCCACAGCCTTTGCTGTCAACCCCCAGCGGGAGCTCAGCTCTACCGCACCCCACCAAGATGCCAGGTGGTGGCGAGCAGCAAACAGAAGGGACTTCTGTCACCTTCTCTCCCCTCAAGTCACCTCCACAGCTGGAGCGAGAGATGGCCTCTCCACCTGAGTGCAGTGAGATGCCACTTGACCTCTCCTCCAAGTCCAACCGCCAGAAACTTCCATTGCCGAACCAGCGCAAAACACCCCCCATGCCTGTGTTGACCCCTGTGCACACCAGCAGCAAGGCCCTCCTCTCCACAGTCCTGTCTAGGTCTCAGCGCACAACCCAGGCTGCTGGCAGCAATGTCACCTCATGCCTGGGCCCCAATTCCTCACCCTTCGTCATCTTTCCTGAGATTGTGAGGAATGGGGACCCAAGCACCTGGGTAAAGAACTCAACTGCACTGATCAGCACCATTCCTGGCACCTACGTGGGGGTGGCCAACCCAGTGCCTGCATCCCTGCTGCTGAACAAGGACCCCAACCTGGGCCTCAACCGAGATCCCCGCCATCTGCCCAAGCAAGAGCCCATCTCCATCATCGATCAAGGGGAGCCTAAGAGCACTAGTACCCTGTGTGGCAAAAAGGGCAACCAGGCTGGGACTGAGGGACAACCAAGCACAGTCAAACGTTACACCCCAGCCCGCATTGCCCCTGGGTTGCCAGGGTGCCAAACCAAGGAGCTGTCTCTCTGGAAGCCCACAGGGCTAGCAAATATTTACCCACGGTGTTCAGTCAATGGGAAACCCACCAGCACCCAGGTCCTGCCTGTTGGCTGGTCACCTTACCAGCAGGCGTCTCTGCTTTCCATTGGCATTTCCAGTGCTGGGCAGCTCACCCCCAGTCAGGGGGTGCCCATCAGACCTACCAACGTTGTTTCTGAGTTTTCTGGTGTGCCAACTCTTGGCCCCAGTGAAGCTGTACATGGACTTCCTGAGGGGCAGTCACAGCCTGGTGGCCCCTTTGCTCCAGAGCAGGACACTGGCACAAAGAACAAAACTTGCCGGATTGCTGCCAAGCCTTATGAAGAACAAGTCAACCCTGTCCTCCCAACTCTCAGCCCACAGACAGGGACCCTGGCACTGTCTGTTCAGCCCAGTAGTGGGGACGTAAGAGTAAATCAGGAGCCTGAGGAATCAGAGAGCCACCTCTGCCCTGATGGCACTCCTGAGGTGGAAGGCCCCCAGGGGGCTTGTGGCCTGAATTTGGCAGGAGACACAAAGCCTAAGAACCAAGTGCTGGCCACGTACATGTCCCATGATCTGGACTTGGACACCCCCCAGAACCTGCACAACATGCCGGAGCTGCCTTCGCTACCTCATGACAGCCGCCCTAAGGAACTTACTTTGGATGTGGTCCCAAGCGGCAAGAGGGGCTCCAGCACTGAGCTTTCACAGCTTGGAAGCCAGGTGGACCTCGGGCGGGTGAACATGGAGAAGGTGGGTGGTGATGTGGTCTTCAATTTAGCCACCTGCTTCCGGGCCGATggcctcccagctgctgcccaGCGGGGCCAAGCTGAAGTTCGTAGTAAGGCCGAGCAGGCTCGAGTGAAACAGGAAAGCGTAGGTGGCTTTGCTTGCAAGAACAAGTGGCAGCCAGACTCAGTGGCGACTGATGGGGTGACTGAATCTCTGACCCCCAAGAAAATGAAGTGTGGCAAAGAGAAGGATGTTGAGGAGCAGCAGCCACAGGCTGAGGTCATAACCCAGAGTTCCCCTGGACCCAAG TGCCAGAAGCTGCCTAGTGACTCCCAGGAACCCACCAAGAAAAGCCCCAGGGAGGCTTCAGATTCAGGAAAAGAGCACAATGGAGTCAGGGTAAAGCACAAGCACCAGAAGCCAACAAAGCTGGGGTCCCAGTCTCCAGGAAAGCGAGCCGATGGCCATGAGGAAG GTTCTttggaaaagaaagcaaagagcaGTTTCCGCGACTTCATACCCGTGGTTCTGAGCACCCGGACACGCAGTCAGTCTG GAAGCATCTGTAGCTCATATGCGGGTATGGCAGACAGTGACATGGGAAGCCAGGAAGTCTTCCCTACcgaggaggaaggggaggtgacccccaccccagctaaaCGTCGGAAGGTGAGAAAGACCCAACGGGACACCCAGTATCGCAGCCATCATGCCCAGGACAAGACTTTGCTGAGCCAGGGCCGCCGGCACCTGTGGCGAGCCCGAGAAATGCCCTGGAGGACAGAGGCTGCCCGGCAAATGTGGGACACcaatgaggaggaagaagaagatgaGGAGGAGGGCCTGGTGAAGAGGAAGAAACGGAGACGGCAGAAGAGCCGAAAATACCACACTGGGGAGTACTTGACTGAGCAAGAAGAAGAGCAGCGGCGGAAAGGGCGAGCAG ATTTAAAGGCCTGTAAACAGAAGACTTCCTCCGAAAGTTCAGAGCACCTCCTCAGGAACAGGAATCTTCTCTTGCCCAACAAAGCCCAGGGGATCTCGGATTCACCAAATGGTTTCCTACTGAGTAACCTGGAAGAGCCAACCTGCCTTGAAAATTCAGAAAAGCCATCAGGAAAACGCAAGTGCAAGACCAAGAACATAGTGAATGTCTCCAAAGAG GGCAAAGGTTGTTGGAGCCAGCAGAAGACACGACCTCCCAAATCTCCCACCCCAGTGAAACCCTCAGAACCATGCACACCCTCTAAGTCCCGAAATGCCGGCCCAGAAGAGGCCTTGGAGTCACCCACAGCCCGGCAGATCCCCCCGGAGGCACGTCGGCTCATAGTGAACAAAAATGCAGGCGAGACCCTTCTGCAGCGGGCGGCACGTCTTGGATATAAG GATGTTGTTCTCTACTGCCTCCAGAAAGACAAGGAATCCGTGAATCACCGTGACAATGCTGGCTACACGGCCCTGCATGAGGCTTGCTCCAGGGGCTGGACTGACATCCTGAACATCCTGCTACAGCACGGGGCCAACGTGAACTGCAGTGCGCAGGATGGCACAAG ACCAATTCATGATGCAGTGGTCAATGACAACCTGGAGACCATGTGGCTCTTACTGTCCTATGGGGCTGACCCCACACTGGCCACCTACTCGGGACAGACAGCCATGAAGCTGGCCAGCAGCGACACCATGAAGCGCTTTCTCAGCG ATCACCTCTCAGATCTTCAGGGCCGGGCAGAGGATGACCCTGGTGTATCCTGGGACTTTTACAGCAGCTCTGTGTTGG AGGAAAAAGATGGGTTTGCCTGTGACCTCCTACATAATCCTCCTGGAAGCTCTGAAGAAGGAGATGATGGAGGAGAGGATGATTTTATGTTTGAGCTCTCAGACAAGCCTCTTCTCCCTTGCTACAACCTCCAAGTGTCAGTGTCCCGTGG gccCTGCAACTGGTTTCTCTTTACCGATGTCCTGAAGAGGCTGAAGCTTTCCTCGAGGATCTTTCAAGCTCGGTTCCCGCACTTTGAAATCGCCACCTTGCCCAAAGCTGAGTTCTTCCGGCAGGTGGCTTCCAGCCAGCTGCTGACCCCTGCCGAGTGGCCTGCAGGCATGGAGGAAGGCTCTGCCCCAGGCTCCTCTGAGACTGTGGAGCTGGTGCTGTATGAGCCTGAGCTGCTCCGGCTCCTAGGGTCCGAGGTGGAGTTCCAGCCTTCGAACAGTTGA